In Mytilus galloprovincialis chromosome 1, xbMytGall1.hap1.1, whole genome shotgun sequence, the following are encoded in one genomic region:
- the LOC143082237 gene encoding uncharacterized protein LOC143082237 encodes MCHLKVQYGRPTKWINLADQKIVSSVPDLCFFQKGKQLDELVLSKSQILVSVVEVKKDSRQKCEEPPITIGKCSDEKDEGSCRPETLKDLTESVLGQHAGELLLEIRRKDHVSKVENGVKKFMKPGMVVDGTKVYFTILKMSDNHIEELEKKKKYDDSMDEATIYYAKPLDLIFKEDRDILIDSFMMLNNIDFS; translated from the exons ATGTGTCATTTAAAAGTGCA ATATGGCAGACCCACAAAATGGATAAATTTAGCAGATCAAAAAATTGTATCATCAGTACCAGACCTCTGTTTCTTCCAAAAAGGAAAGCAGTTGGATGAACTTGTACTCTCAAAATCTCAAATTTTAGTGTCAGTTGTAGAG GTGAAAAAGGATTCAAGGCAAAAGTGCGAGGAACCACCCATTACAATCGGAAAATGCTCAGATGAAAAAGATGAAGGTTCCTGCAGACCAGAAACATTGAAGGATTTAACTGAGTCTGTGCTAGGACAGCATGCAGGAGAACTTTTGTTAGAAATTCGAAGAAAAGATCATGTATCAAAGGTAGAAAATGGAGTTAAAAAGTTTATGAAACCGGGAATGGTTGTTGATGGGACTAAG gtttatTTCACAATTCTTAAAATGTCTGATAACCATATAGAAGAACTtgaaaagaagaagaaatatGATGACAGTATGGATGAGGCAACTATTTATTATGCAAAACCGTTGGACCTTATTTTTAAAGAAGATCGGGACATTTTGATAGACAGCTTTATGATGTTAAATAACATTGATTTCAGTTAA